From one Populus alba chromosome 17, ASM523922v2, whole genome shotgun sequence genomic stretch:
- the LOC118031801 gene encoding uncharacterized protein, giving the protein MMKKELTEEETGAMEKVALDTVWEERHVAPAHYTMKIDSFSLLSDMVANSYLEQYESREFEASGYKWKLVLYPNGNKSSNGDGYISLYLVIADTTGFPPGWEINVIFNLFVYDQIQDKYLTIGDGRLRRFCALKNQLGFPQVLPLNTFNNASNGYLIGDSCVFGAEVFVIKSEGKGEHFSMIKDPSDGTFTWEVEYFSGLTEEFYYSQVYLAGGHGWKLQLCPKGDIKQRGKFLSLFLELDDCTKYHTGWKLLVEFTLRIKDQVQSHHHEKTIHTWFNASENSWGLPSLISLTDIKNPSNNFIVNNTLIVEVVLHRLSVLKDFA; this is encoded by the exons ATGATGAAAAAGGAACTTACGGAAGAAGAAACAGGAGCCATGGAGAAGGTCGCTCTTG ATACTGTATGGGAAGAGAGACATGTAGCACCAGCCCACTACACCATGAAAATTGATTCCTTCTCGTTGCTTTCCGATATGGTTGCTAATTCTTACTTGGAACAATATGAATCTCGTGAATTTGAAGCCAGCGGCTACAAGTG GAAATTGGTTCTGTACCCTAATGGAAACAAGAGCAGTAATGGAGATGGCTACATATCTCTGTATTTGGTAATTGCAGACACCACTGGTTTCCCTCCTGGTTGGGAAATCAATGTCATCTTCAACTTGTTCGTGTATGATCAAATCCAGGACAAATACTTGACAATTGGAG ATGGGAGATTGAGGCGATTCTGTGCCCTAAAGAATCAATTGGGGTTTCCCCAGGTGCTTCCATTAAATACTTTTAACAATGCATCAAATGGTTACTTGATTGGTGATTCCTGTGTATTTGGAGCGGAGGTTTTTGTTATCAAAAGTGAAGGTAAAGGGGAACATTTTTCCATGATTAAGGATCCTTCAGACGGTACTTTTACTTGGGAGGTTGAATACTTCTCTGGATTGACAGAAGAATTTTATTACTCTCAAGTTTATTTGGCTGGAGGACATGGATG GAAGTTACAGCTCTGTCCGAAGGGAGATATAAAGCAAAGGGGCAAATTCTTGTCTTTATTTTTGGAACTGGATGATTGCACCAAATATCATACTGGATGGAAACTGCTTGTGGAATTCACACTGCGCATTAAGGATCAAGTCCAGAGCCATCACCATGAGAAAACCA TTCATACGTGGTTCAATGCATCTGAGAATAGTTGGGGTCTGCCGAGCTTGATATCATTGACTGATATCAAGAATCCATCAAACAACTTTATTGTCAATAATACTTTGATTGTTGAAGTGGTACTTCATCGTTTATCAGTTCTCAAGGATTTTGCTTAA